The Planktothrix agardhii NIES-204 genome segment AAAGAACGAATTTACTAAATTAGCCCGTCTGAGTTCAGAAGGTCGCAGTACCGCTACAACGTTATTATGTTTATCAACAGTCAGCCGTTTAAAAGATTGTTCGGCTATTAACCCCACATCCGCTAAAGTATTAAGTTTTACCGATAACCGTCAAGATGCTTCTTTGCAAGCCGGACATTTTAATGATTTTGTCCAAACCAGTTTTTTAAGGTCTAGTTTATATAGTGCGTTACAAGCTAAAAAAGTTTTAACTCATCAAGATTTAGCGATAGAAGTTGTTAAAAAAATGGGGTTGACTCAGGAAGATTATGCTCAAGAACCCGCGTCTTTTAGCGATCGCAATGAGAAAGCATTTCAGCATTTAATTGAATATCGGCTTTATGAAGATTTACGCCGAGGATGGCGAATTGTGCAACCGAATTTAGAACAATGTGGATTATTAGCTATTGAATATATTGATTTAGAAAAGCAATGTCAAGATGCTCATTTGTGGCAAAAATTTCCTGATTCTATTTTATTACAAGCAACTCCTCAACAACGGTTTACCGTGATTAAAACATTTCTTGACCAACTGCGCCGAGAGTTAGTTATTGATGCTCAGTTCTTACAACCGCAAGAAACTGATAAACTGAAACAGGAAGTTAATTACGCATTGAAAGAACCTTGGACAATTGACCTCAATCAACTATTACCTGAAGCCAGAGTTGCAACATTAGTTTCAGGAACAAATCAAAATAAAGGTAAAAATAAAGCTCCAGTTAAATTAACATCAAATAGTAAACTCGGTCGTTTCTTGCAGTCTGACCGTGCATGGCCCTGGTTAAACGTGAATTTATCAGAACCCGACTATGAGCGTTTAATTAAAGCTTTCATTAATATTCTCTGTGATTCAGGCTATTTAAAAAGAAATGGCGATGAAGTTCAGTTACGGGTTGATTGTATGCTTTGGAAAGCTCAACAACTGTCTCAACTTTCTCCTGATATTTTAACAGCTAAACGGCTACAAGGAAGTGAATTAATGCCGATAGATGCTAATTTGTTTTTTCAAAACTTTTATCAACAAAATGCTCAAACGATTAGCACAATGGAAGGACGGGAACATACAGGTCAAGTGAATAATAAAAACCGTCAAGAACGGGAAAATGAGTTTCGTCAGGGAAACTTAGCTGCTTTATTCTGTTCGCCGACAATGGAATTAGGGATTGATATTGCTGACCTCAATGTTGTGCATTTGCGAAATGTTCCCCCCTCTCCCGCCAATTATGCTCAACGCAGTGGACGAGCCGGACGAAGTGGACAACCTGCTTTAGTGATTACCTATGCTTCGGCTGGAAGTGGACATGATCAATATTTCTACCATCGTCAACCCCAAATGGTTGCCGGGGTTGTCGCACCGCCTAAATTAGAGTTAGGAAATCAGGATTTAATTCAATCTCATATTTATTCCTTATGGTTAGCTTATACGGGGGCTGATTTAGGGGATTCAATGAATCAAATTCTGGATTTGGATTTACCCAACTTTCCGCTTAAAGATAGCTTAAAACTGCAATTAACGTTAACCCCTCAAACCTTAAATAAGTGTTTACAAGCCGCAGAAATCATTTTAGCAGATGTTTTCTGTCAAGGAGATTTGAATAAAGCCCGTTGGTATTCAAGGGATTGGTTAAAATTGACTTTAGATAATGCCTTAGCAACTTTTGATAAAGCTTTTGATAGATGGCGGTTATTGTATCAAGAAGCGGTTAAACAGTTAGAAGATGCTCGAAATACAATAGACCGTTTTCGTGGTGGAGGAATTACCCAAGAAGAACGTCAGAAAGCTGAAAATGCCCAACGGGAAGCTCAACGACAAATTGATTTACTGATAGGTCAATCTAATTCCCAGTCTGGGGTTAGTAATTTTGAGTTTTATCCTTATCGTTATTTAGCTTCTGAAGGGTTTTTACCAGGGTTTAATTTCCCTCGTCTTCCGGTTCGAGCGTTTATTCCCTCTGGGAATGATAGTGATTTTCTATCCCGTCCCCGGGTTGTAGCAATTCGAGAATTTGCCCCTCGGAATATTGTTTATTATGAAGGGAATAAATTTCAAATTGTTAAATCAAAAATTCCGGTTAGTGGTTTAGAATTTAATCAAGTTGCTACTTGTTTTAAGTGTGGTTATTTTCACGAAGGAACTCAAGCGAACCAAGATAATTGTGATAATTGTGGCTCACGATTAACCCCAAATTCATCAGGAACTCCCGCTTATTTAGCTAAAGTCTTAAAAATGGATACGGCTTTCACCCAACGGCGGGAAAGAATTACCTGTGATGAGGAAGAACGGTTAAAATATGGCTATGATGTTACGACTCATTTTCGCTATGCCAATCAACGCCAAGATTTAGCTCAAGTTGTTGCTGATGATGGGACAGAACTTTTGAAACTGACCTATGGAGAAACGGCTGAACTGTTGAGAATTAATCGAGGATTACGTCGAACCGGAGAACGAGGGTTTAAGTTAGATTTAAAAACGGGGTATTGGGGAGATTCTACAACAGAAAATATACCCCCAGGGCAATTGCAGACCGAAGTTAGTTTAACGGTTTCTGATACGTCTAATATTTTAATTATTAAACCTGTTCAGTTACCAACTCAGGATACTGAAGGTTATCTAGCTTCTCTACAATTTGCCTTATCCCGGGCAATTCAAGCGGTTTATAAGTTAGAAGAAGATGAGCTTTCTTGTGAACGAGTCGGAGAAGAAAACTATTTATTATTTTGGGAAGCGGCGGAAGGGGGTGCTGGAGTTTTATCTCAGATTTTAGATAATCCTTTATCTTTCCAAACTTTGGCTGAAGCTGCATTAGAGATTTGTCATTTTAAAGAACCAAAGCCCAGTTGTACAAATGCTTGTTATGAGTGTTTATTATCCTATCGCAATCAGTTTGATCACCCCTTACTCAATCGTCATTTAATTCGAGATACCTTAGAAAAATTAACCCATAGCACCTTAAACCGTTCTTCTGGTATACTTTCCCGTGATGAAGAATATCAACAGTTACTCGCTCAAACTGACCCCAATTCTGAGTTAGAGCGTGTTGTCTTAAAAGCTATCTATGACCGAGGAATGAAGTTACCCGATGCGGCTCAATTCTTTTTTCCTGAAGCGAATTTAAAACCGGATTTTGTTTATCATCAAGCTAAAATTGTTCTATTCTGTGATGGTTCTGTTCATGACCATCCTGAACGTCGAAAACAAGATAAAGTTGATCGAGAAAATTTTCAGTTTGATTCGGGTTATACCGTCATTGTTATTCGTTATGATGATGATTTAGAAGCAAAGTTAAAGGAATTATTGGCTCAGATTTGAAGATAAATTAAATCAGTAAACTCATGACAAATCCCAAACTGCCTAAACCGCCCCTTCCCTCCGGTCAACCCAATCCTTCCTTGAATGAATTAGTAGCGATTAAGAGCGAGTTGAAAAAACTGAATCAGAAAGTGTTAGAGATTGAAGGAGCATTTTCTAAACCCAACCGAAAAGTCAAATTTAATTTACCTGACTTCTTAAAAACCTACTCTTAATTTGTTAGCTTTTCTATTTCACACGGTTTTACAGTTGATAGATTCTAGTTATCAAGAGATTCGGCGTAAGCGTGGTAATCGTAGAGGATTCTTTCAAGATATTCTCTCTCTTACCAAGTACTTTCTCTTTAAAAGTTGGCAACATTTAATCGAATGCTTGGGGATACTCCTGTGTTTGCAGATTCGTGTTAATTTTACTTCCAGTATTGTGTATCTTTTGTTACCGTTTTGAATTTGGAATTGCTTGAAAATCCTTGAAGTTATTGACGGCAAATATATTTTAGGGTTATACTTTCAAAGTGATTGTTGATTGAATAAAAGTCCGACTGTATTACAATTCAATCGATATTCTTGTTGAGTCAACGGAAGGGAAAAAAATTAAGGATTAATCATGAGAGAAAAATTTGAACGCTCAAAGCCGCAAGTTAGCGTTGGCACTATCGGTCATATAAATCACGGTAAAACTACACTCACCACTGCCATTACTACTGTTCTTGCCAAGACTTATGGTGGTAATGCACTATCTTTCGAGCAAATCGATAATGCCCCAGAAGAAAGAGAGTGCGGTATCAGTATCAATACTTCTCATGTAGAGTACAATACTCCATCACGTCATTATAGTCACGTTGACTGCCCAAGTCACTCTGATTATATAAAAAATATGATCACGGGTGCTGCTCAGATGGATGGTGCAATTCTGGTTGTTACAGCAACCGATGGACCAATGCCAGAAACCCGTGAGCAAATCTTGCTGGCGCGTCAAATTGGTATTCCCTATATCATTGTCTTCCTCAATAAATGTGATCTGGTTGATGATGAAGATCTACTGGAACTAGTTGAAATGCAAGTGCGTGAGCTGTTATCTCAGTACGATTACCCAGGTGATGATCTCCCAGTTGTCCGTGGTTCTGCACTGAAAGCTCTGGAAGGCGTAGCAGAATGGGAGGCGAAAGTTATCGAGCTGGCTGGCTTCCTCGATAGTTACATTCCAGAGCCTGAACGTGATATTGACAAGCCATTTCTTTTGCCCATTGAAGATGTGTTATCCGTTTTTGGTCGTGGAACGGTGGTTTATGGTCGAGTCGAACGCGGCATCATTAAAGTAGGCGATGAAGTTGAAATCGTTGGGATTAAGGACACTGTTAAATCAACCTGTACTGGTGTTGAAATGTTCAGAAAACTCCTCGATGAAGGTCGTGTTGGTGAAAACGTAGGAGTTCTGCTGCGTGGTATCAAGCGTGAAGATATTGAGCGTGGTCAGATTTTAGCCAAGCCAGGTAGCATCAAGTCTCACACTACATTTGAATCGGTAGTCTATGTGCTGAGCAAAGAAGAAGGAGGTCGTCATACACCCTTCTTTAAAGGCTATCGTCCAGGGTTCTACTTCCGTACTACGGATATTACTGGCACTATAGAATTACCTGAAGGCGTTGAGATGGTAATGCCTGGAGAAAATATCACAATGAGTGTCACCCTGATTAATCGTGTCGCTATGGAGGAGGGATTGCATTTTACTATTCGTGAAGGTGGTCGTACTGTAGGTGCGGGAGTTGTTTCTCGAATTATTTGTTAGTGCGATCGCTATTATTGTGAGACGTGATTTTTAGGCGATCGCTTCAATGATATATTTTTTATAGGTTTGCTGATTGCTGGGGTGCGACCTCAATATAATACAGTTATTAGGTGTAGCGACCTGCAATTATAAATGCCCAAACCTGCAATCAAGACATTTTCAAACCGGAATTAACTGCAACTATAATTTCATTTGAGCCAGGATTAACTGCAACTGGGCGTAGAAATAGCGAAGCTGACACGAACCGCAAAGTAGCCAGTCAAAAACCTTCTGTAGAAGGCTTTTGAGGTTTATCTTGCACAGTTTTAAACCAATCTTGGCTCAATGCCTATTAATACAATATTTCGGATTCATCTATTTCTTCCCCGTCAATTATTAAAGGAGCACGAGGCAAAGGATCATCCATTACAACCCCGTCGAAGCTCTTAGCCATCTCCGTCGCAATCAGCCAATCAGGGTCGGGAGTCGCAGGGGAATTAAGCCAGAAAAAAGGCGAATCTGGGTCTATTGCGCCCATTTTTTCTATTGCCAACATATTATTAAGGATTTCGACATAATGTGGGGTTGAAGATGTCCAAACTCCATTCTCAACAACTGCCACTACACCATTGATTTTGATACGATAAGCCATTATCCTCTCCTAAATATAGCCCCAAAATAACCCTTGATTTCAACTACTCAGATGCAGTTTCCTTGGGGTCTTTCGGTTTTTTCTCAAACACTTGAATTGCGGGGTCAGCTAAGACAAAACCATCGGGAGTAGCTTCTCCCAGCTTCCCAGCAATCGCCGCCACCCACATCGGATAATTCGCTTGCGCTTCCTCTAGTTTTTTGAACATTTTCGGCTTCACTGTTATTGTGAAGATTCTGCCATCACAGTCAACCAGAAATTGCTTCCAGTTATTCTCAACAGTCTGAACATCCGTTGGAAATTCCGTAATTTTAAGGGTTAATTCCAGCTTCCCTGTAACTGCCATATCTTAATTGAGATGAATTTCAACACTATCCAGATTATAAACCCAAACGTGAGTAACGCTTTCCATTAATTCCTTAGCGTAAGTTTCTGTTCGACTGCTCACTTCACCCCTCCCCCAAACGGGTGATATGGTTGTAGAAATTGTAGCTAGAGGAGATACTGGATATTCCTACACAGCCGAATTTACAGTTAGATAGGATTAATTATTTTCAAGGAGAACGGCAATAAGAATTTAGGTAAAAGCCACGACTTTTTCGGCTTCTTCATCTATCTCTTTAGACAGTGCAATCATTCTAATCGTTGTTCTCTTAAAATGTCTTTGACGTGATGGCAACAATTTTTTAAACGTTAATCCATTCAGAGTTTCCAATTGTTTAAGATTACTTAAAGTTAGTTCATTATCATAATTCTCTAGTGAGTTTGTATATTCTAACCAGATTCCTGCGGTAGCACAGCAGGCACAAGCATGGGCATTAGCTGGATTGATCAGGAAAAGGGCGATCGCACTGATGAAACTTATTGTGTAGAGTATTATGCGGTTTTTGGTCATAAGTTTTTGCCTTGCTAATTGTTCTTTTTGTAGTTTATTTTAAATTTGTAATACCATTTCCGAAAACTTATGCTACAATGGCTCAATTGAGATCAATATAAAATAAATTAGAAGCCCTATCTACTGTTGCATCACTTTTTAGAAATGGTATTACTATCAAAACATCAAAAAATAGAGCCATTCTCAACGGTTCAAGTTCTGTGATTATACTGTAGGCTAAAATAGTTATTTCTAAACTCCGAACTCCCCTTCCCTCATTGTCCATTACCAATCAGGATAAAGGCAGACCAAAAATAAGGGTGATTCAGAGATTGATTTTTAATTAAACTGATTTGCGCTTGCTGTAACGCTTCAGATTTCGTAAATTTACCTGATTTTATGTTATTATAAAAGTCAGCCATTAAAATTTGTGTTCCTTGATCATCTACTGTCCACAGAGATGCCATAGTCGTTGCGGCGCCCGCAAGCTGCATTTGATAGCCTAAGCCTAAGATTTCTTCACCATTACCGAGATTACCACCGACTCCGGTTTGACACGCGCTTAAAACGACTAAATCAACGGCTGTGAGGTTGAGGGTTTCGATATCTTTGAGGGTTAAGCGATCGCCATTTCCGAATAAAATAAAGGAATCATCGGGATTACCAGGCATAAAGGAGGCATGGGTGGCAAAATGAATGATATTATGATCATTTAATTGTGGTAGCGTTGTTTGTGGGTTAAAATTTTTGTCTAGCAAGGTCATCGTATCGGGAATCGTTGCGGCAATTGTTGTTACTTCCTGACCTGCGTAGGGAAGCCCGTTAAAGGATAATTGTCTTTGTCCGACTTGGACGTTATATTGCCCCTGGGTAAAAGCACCTGCTAAAATATGGGGTTTTTCAGGATTTTTGGCGGTAAAATCGCTTAAAGATGCCGAGGTAACGTTATTAATTGTATAATTTTCAATTAGCCACTGTTTACCGTCATAGAGTGCAGCTAGAGGAATATAACGCAGTTGACCATCGGGGGCGTAAATAATATGTTGTACTTTGGCTTTTTGTAGGTCTTGGGCAATGGGTTGAATTAGTAATTGATAGAGATTATAAGCAGAAGGCTGGATTTGAGAATTGGGAAGGAAACGATCCGTGATTTTAGTTCTAAAGTCGAGAATAGCACGATTGAGGTTAGTTTTGTCAATAGCAACGGTGCGATGAATTGGTGGAGAGTAGGGGGTGACTAAAACTAATTCTAAGCGATCTTCAAGGATTAAGGGATATAAAATAACTGTAGATTGTGGTAATTGTCCTAATTGTCGTTGTAAGCGGTTCAGATTGGGTAAATCTAGGTTTTGACCGCCAGTAGTTTGTGAGAGTTGTTGGGTAAGTTGGATGACTTCAGGACTATTAATAAAATCATTAAAATCTTGTCTAATTTGTTGCTGTTGCTGTTCTAGTTGAGCAATGCGCTCATTTTGAGATGATTTTCTGGCTTCTGGTTTGATTTGACGTAAAGCCACTAATTCTTGTCCTAATGCGATCGCGTTTTGTTCAATTTTACCATAATTATCTAACAATTTTTGTTCTTGGGGTAATAATTCGACACCCTGGACTGTTTCCTGATTTCCCCTAACATTATGTAAATAATCGTCTAATTCTTGAATTTTGAGTAAATCTAGGACTTGTTGTGCTTCTAAAACCCGATCTTCTTGTAATAATAAGTCAGCGAGATGACGATAGGTGTCAGCAACGGTAGCGGTATAGGATTGCTTTTGTGAGAAAGGTAATCCAGCCAAGTCTTGACGAATGGCTTCGGTGACATTAACTGCTTGTTTATAGAAGGTAATAGCCAGAGGTATTTGCTTTTTTTGTTGAAAAATTTCACCAATATTAGCTAAAACACTGCTTTCTCCAGGACGATTGCCATTTTCTCGAAAGATAGCTAAAGCTTGTTGATAACTATTTAATGCTTGGTCTTGTTGCCCTAAATTCTGGTAAACTTTGCCTAAATTATTCAGTGTCACCCCCTCTCCCGTAATATCTCCTATTTGCTCTCGAATGCTTAATGCTTGCTTATAATAATCTAATGCTTGGTTATAGTCAGATTTTGTTTGATAAATTGAACCGATATCGTTTAAAGTATGTGCTTCTCCAGCTTGATCTCCTATTTGTTGACGAATTGCTAAGGATTGCTGATATACTGTTAATGCTGCTTCCGATTTCTTGAGTAAATTATAAACTAAACCGATATTATTTAAGGTTTGTCCTTCCCCAGCTTGATCTCCTA includes the following:
- a CDS encoding DEAD/DEAH box helicase domain-containing protein; amino-acid sequence: MKIPIRLKDLLQQPLVAISATSPLIGLKTVQLNCTEVESLTDEQLEALFSSIPEDWDFTQLCEVFDSNTLTENFTQQLVNYLNKRLGLSDNSPSQPENSSDSNLDHLSLKPTTNLDIFELREQVISDYRNYIESFLKIRDPRIKTFIQNELDKGQLWKDPLVQINPAYKQSASIETLIQQNILHPDCKRYFPNYRFYYHQEQAFRRAKQQIPYVLTTGTGSGKSLTYVVPIISYLLQNPHQQGLQAILVYPMNALINSQAEEFNKFLEKVPNCFIQVKKYTGQESLKEKTEIQNNPPHILLTNYVMLELMLTRTHEDRLVNSPELKFLVLDELHTYRGRQGADVAVVIRKLRQRCGQNFLCIGTSATMSTEGNRSSRRQTVAEVASKLFGVEIKPDSVIDETLEKAIQRPYPTIQELQNSLTAGLPPETEKTLEAFKQHPLSAWIEMQLGLQEEDNHLVRRTPISLQSGAENLAQELSFSPEICLDILKQMLLWGSQTKGMAFRLHQFISQGGSVYATLEAPDQRFLTLEGQYSTTNNRLLYPLVFCRECGQEYYAVRYDSNTEQITPLLAVSLDTEPDSDIQEGYITLDEDGLWERDDQDRLPDSWFKVTKKRGREPKPEYQKFIPQKLFVFPDGRVSHLGIAKDSEKPTACWFVPKPFLTCLNCGVVHDRKKNEFTKLARLSSEGRSTATTLLCLSTVSRLKDCSAINPTSAKVLSFTDNRQDASLQAGHFNDFVQTSFLRSSLYSALQAKKVLTHQDLAIEVVKKMGLTQEDYAQEPASFSDRNEKAFQHLIEYRLYEDLRRGWRIVQPNLEQCGLLAIEYIDLEKQCQDAHLWQKFPDSILLQATPQQRFTVIKTFLDQLRRELVIDAQFLQPQETDKLKQEVNYALKEPWTIDLNQLLPEARVATLVSGTNQNKGKNKAPVKLTSNSKLGRFLQSDRAWPWLNVNLSEPDYERLIKAFINILCDSGYLKRNGDEVQLRVDCMLWKAQQLSQLSPDILTAKRLQGSELMPIDANLFFQNFYQQNAQTISTMEGREHTGQVNNKNRQERENEFRQGNLAALFCSPTMELGIDIADLNVVHLRNVPPSPANYAQRSGRAGRSGQPALVITYASAGSGHDQYFYHRQPQMVAGVVAPPKLELGNQDLIQSHIYSLWLAYTGADLGDSMNQILDLDLPNFPLKDSLKLQLTLTPQTLNKCLQAAEIILADVFCQGDLNKARWYSRDWLKLTLDNALATFDKAFDRWRLLYQEAVKQLEDARNTIDRFRGGGITQEERQKAENAQREAQRQIDLLIGQSNSQSGVSNFEFYPYRYLASEGFLPGFNFPRLPVRAFIPSGNDSDFLSRPRVVAIREFAPRNIVYYEGNKFQIVKSKIPVSGLEFNQVATCFKCGYFHEGTQANQDNCDNCGSRLTPNSSGTPAYLAKVLKMDTAFTQRRERITCDEEERLKYGYDVTTHFRYANQRQDLAQVVADDGTELLKLTYGETAELLRINRGLRRTGERGFKLDLKTGYWGDSTTENIPPGQLQTEVSLTVSDTSNILIIKPVQLPTQDTEGYLASLQFALSRAIQAVYKLEEDELSCERVGEENYLLFWEAAEGGAGVLSQILDNPLSFQTLAEAALEICHFKEPKPSCTNACYECLLSYRNQFDHPLLNRHLIRDTLEKLTHSTLNRSSGILSRDEEYQQLLAQTDPNSELERVVLKAIYDRGMKLPDAAQFFFPEANLKPDFVYHQAKIVLFCDGSVHDHPERRKQDKVDRENFQFDSGYTVIVIRYDDDLEAKLKELLAQI
- the tuf, EF-Tu gene encoding elongation factor Tu; the protein is MREKFERSKPQVSVGTIGHINHGKTTLTTAITTVLAKTYGGNALSFEQIDNAPEERECGISINTSHVEYNTPSRHYSHVDCPSHSDYIKNMITGAAQMDGAILVVTATDGPMPETREQILLARQIGIPYIIVFLNKCDLVDDEDLLELVEMQVRELLSQYDYPGDDLPVVRGSALKALEGVAEWEAKVIELAGFLDSYIPEPERDIDKPFLLPIEDVLSVFGRGTVVYGRVERGIIKVGDEVEIVGIKDTVKSTCTGVEMFRKLLDEGRVGENVGVLLRGIKREDIERGQILAKPGSIKSHTTFESVVYVLSKEEGGRHTPFFKGYRPGFYFRTTDITGTIELPEGVEMVMPGENITMSVTLINRVAMEEGLHFTIREGGRTVGAGVVSRIIC
- a CDS encoding tetratricopeptide TPR_3, translating into MNIEAFYFKKISYLLLAVTIGVNLNQIVSSNNSPVLAQSNITQNESDHLEQLLQQGQRQFQQSQYQEALVTYQQALVLSQKLNNQLKQAEILYNLGTVHRFVSEYHQAVKLLNQALDIVKSISGNKKTSLLGRISSEIGVNYYNLSQYPEALKWYQQGLTISREVRDRQLESLTLDHIGVVKRRQGNYQEALSFHEQALDISQEINDISVQARIFNNIGIVYDLLGEYDKSLAYDNQGLTISRRMGDRYVESRILNSMGVVYANQGLYPQALDYYKQALVIERQISNKSEEGRTINNIASVYDSKGDYPKALQYYQQALAITREIGDRIGEGITLGNMGAVYRNLGQYQTALDYFQQSLTLSKDIGDYPGEAYILSSIASVYYTQGKYGQALDYFQQALAVRKEIGEIAGQGYSLNSIGGVYHILGEYEQALTYFQQALTIRRQIGDQAGEGQTLNNIGLVYNLLKKSEAALTVYQQSLAIRQQIGDQAGEAHTLNDIGSIYQTKSDYNQALDYYKQALSIREQIGDITGEGVTLNNLGKVYQNLGQQDQALNSYQQALAIFRENGNRPGESSVLANIGEIFQQKKQIPLAITFYKQAVNVTEAIRQDLAGLPFSQKQSYTATVADTYRHLADLLLQEDRVLEAQQVLDLLKIQELDDYLHNVRGNQETVQGVELLPQEQKLLDNYGKIEQNAIALGQELVALRQIKPEARKSSQNERIAQLEQQQQQIRQDFNDFINSPEVIQLTQQLSQTTGGQNLDLPNLNRLQRQLGQLPQSTVILYPLILEDRLELVLVTPYSPPIHRTVAIDKTNLNRAILDFRTKITDRFLPNSQIQPSAYNLYQLLIQPIAQDLQKAKVQHIIYAPDGQLRYIPLAALYDGKQWLIENYTINNVTSASLSDFTAKNPEKPHILAGAFTQGQYNVQVGQRQLSFNGLPYAGQEVTTIAATIPDTMTLLDKNFNPQTTLPQLNDHNIIHFATHASFMPGNPDDSFILFGNGDRLTLKDIETLNLTAVDLVVLSACQTGVGGNLGNGEEILGLGYQMQLAGAATTMASLWTVDDQGTQILMADFYNNIKSGKFTKSEALQQAQISLIKNQSLNHPYFWSAFILIGNGQ